The following proteins are encoded in a genomic region of Mustela erminea isolate mMusErm1 chromosome 3, mMusErm1.Pri, whole genome shotgun sequence:
- the SNX18 gene encoding sorting nexin-18 isoform X1 — MALRARALYDFRSENPGEISLREHEVLSLCSEQDIEGWLEGVNSRGDRGLFPASYVQVIRAPEPGPAGDGGPGAPARYANVPPGGFDPLPAAPPASFKPPPDAFQPLLQPQQAPPPSTFQPPAAGYPYGGGALQPSPQQLYGGGYQASQGSDDDWDDEWDDSSTVADEPGALGSSAYPDLDGSSSAGGAASRYRLSTRSDLSLGSRGGSAPPQHHPSGAKSSATVSRNLNRFSTFVKSGGEAFVLGEASGFVKDGDKLCVVLGPYGPEWQENPYPFQCTIDDPTKQTKFKGMKSYISYKLVPTHTQVPVHRRYKHFDWLYARLAEKFPVISVPHLPEKQATGRFEEDFISKRRKGLIWWMNHMASHPVLAQCDVFQHFLTCPSSTDEKAWKQGKRKAEKDEMVGANFFLTLSTPPAAALDLQEVESKIDGFKCFTKKMDDSALQLNHTANEFARKQVTGFKKEYQKVGQSFRGLSQAFELDQQAFSAGLNQAIAFTGDAYDAIGELFAEQPRQDLDPVMDLLALYQGHLANFPDIIHVQKGALTKVKESRRHVEEGKMELQKADGIQDRCNTISFATLAEIHHFHQIRVRDFKSQMQHFLQQQIIFFQKVTQKLEEALHKYDSV; from the exons ATGGCGCTGCGCGCCCGGGCGCTGTACGACTTTAGGTCGGAGAACCCGGGTGAGATCTCGCTGCGGGAGCACGAGGTGCTGAGCCTGTGCAGCGAACAGGACATCGAGGGCTGGCTCGAGGGGGTCAACAGCCGCGGCGACCGTGGCCTCTTCCCGGCCTCGTACGTGCAGGTGATCCGCGCCCCGGAACCCGGCCCGGCGGGCGACGGCGGCCCGGGAGCCCCGGCTCGCTACGCCAACGTCCCGCCTGGCGGCTTCGATCCCCTGCCCGCCGCGCCACCCGCCTCCTTCAAGCCGCCGCCCGACGCCTTCCAGCCGCTGCTGCAACCGCAGCAGGCGCCGCCGCCGAGCACCTTCCAGCCGCCCGCCGCGGGCTATCCGTACGGCGGGGGCGCCCTGCAGCCGTCGCCTCAACAGCTCTACGGCGGTGGCTACCAGGCCAGCCAGGGCAGCGACGATGACTGGGACGACGAGTGGGACGACAGCTCCACGGTGGCCGACGAGCCGGGCGCGCTGGGCAGCAGCGCGTACCCGGACCTCGACGGCTCATCGTCCGCGGGCGGCGCGGCCAGCCGCTACCGTCTGTCCACGCGCTCCGACCTGTCGCTGGGGTCCCGCGGCGGCTCGGCGCCCCCGCAGCACCATCCATCGGGGGCCAAGAGCTCGGCCACTGTAAGCCGCAACCTCAACCGCTTCTCCACCTTCGTCAAGTCAGGCGGCGAGGCCTTCGTGCTGGGCGAAGCGTCTGGCTTCGTGAAGGATGGGGACAAGCTGTGTGTGGTGCTGGGGCCCTACGGTCCCGAATGGCAGGAGAACCCTTACCCCTTCCAGTGCACCATCGACGATCCCACCAAACAGACCAAGTTCAAGGGCATGAAGAGCTACATTTCCTACAAACTGGTCCCCACGCACACGCAGGTGCCGGTACACCGGCGCTACAAGCACTTCGACTGGCTGTACGCGCGCCTGGCCGAGAAGTTCCCCGTCATCTCGGTGCCGCACCTGCCCGAGAAGCAGGCCACCGGCCGCTTTGAGGAGGACTTCATCTCCAAGCGCAGGAAGGGCCTGATCTGGTGGATGAACCACATGGCCAGCCACCCCGTGCTGGCGCAGTGCGACGTTTTCCAACACTTTCTGACCTGTCCCAGCAGCACGGACGAGAAGGCCTGGAAACAGGGCAAGCGGAAGGCCGAGAAAGACGAGATGGTGGGCGCCAACTTCTTCCTGACTCTGAGCacgccccccgccgccgccctcgACCTGCAGGAGGTGGAGAGCAAGATTGACGGCTTCAAGTGCTTCACCAAGAAGATGGACGACAGCGCGCTGCAGCTCAACCACACGGCCAACGAGTTTGCGCGCAAGCAGGTGACAGGCTTCAAGAAGGAGTATCAGAAGGTGGGCCAGTCCTTCCGTGGCCTCAGCCAGGCCTTCGAGCTGGACCAGCAGGCCTTCTCCGCCGGCCTGAACCAGGCCATCGCCTTCACCGGAGATGCCTACGACGCCATCGGCGAGCTCTTTGCCGAGCAGCCCAGGCAGGACCTGGACCCGGTCATGGACCTGTTAGCGCTGTATCAGGGACACCTGGCCAACTTCCCCGACATCATTCACGTTCAGAAAG gAGCTCTTACCAAAGTAAAGGAGAGTAGGCGACACGTGGAAGAAGGGAAGATGGAGCTGCAGAAGGCCGATGGCATTCAAGATCGCTGTAACACTATTTCCTTTGCCACTTTGGCTGAAATTCACCACTTCCATCAAATCCGAGTAAGAGACTTTAAATCACAGATGCAGCATTTCTTACAACagcaaataatatttttccaaaaagtgACACAGAAGTTGGAAGAAGCTCTTCACAAATATGATAGTGTTTAA
- the SNX18 gene encoding sorting nexin-18 isoform X2: protein MALRARALYDFRSENPGEISLREHEVLSLCSEQDIEGWLEGVNSRGDRGLFPASYVQVIRAPEPGPAGDGGPGAPARYANVPPGGFDPLPAAPPASFKPPPDAFQPLLQPQQAPPPSTFQPPAAGYPYGGGALQPSPQQLYGGGYQASQGSDDDWDDEWDDSSTVADEPGALGSSAYPDLDGSSSAGGAASRYRLSTRSDLSLGSRGGSAPPQHHPSGAKSSATVSRNLNRFSTFVKSGGEAFVLGEASGFVKDGDKLCVVLGPYGPEWQENPYPFQCTIDDPTKQTKFKGMKSYISYKLVPTHTQVPVHRRYKHFDWLYARLAEKFPVISVPHLPEKQATGRFEEDFISKRRKGLIWWMNHMASHPVLAQCDVFQHFLTCPSSTDEKAWKQGKRKAEKDEMVGANFFLTLSTPPAAALDLQEVESKIDGFKCFTKKMDDSALQLNHTANEFARKQVTGFKKEYQKVGQSFRGLSQAFELDQQAFSAGLNQAIAFTGDAYDAIGELFAEQPRQDLDPVMDLLALYQGHLANFPDIIHVQKGSKQRGQVRERHPFPSMSSYQSKGE, encoded by the exons ATGGCGCTGCGCGCCCGGGCGCTGTACGACTTTAGGTCGGAGAACCCGGGTGAGATCTCGCTGCGGGAGCACGAGGTGCTGAGCCTGTGCAGCGAACAGGACATCGAGGGCTGGCTCGAGGGGGTCAACAGCCGCGGCGACCGTGGCCTCTTCCCGGCCTCGTACGTGCAGGTGATCCGCGCCCCGGAACCCGGCCCGGCGGGCGACGGCGGCCCGGGAGCCCCGGCTCGCTACGCCAACGTCCCGCCTGGCGGCTTCGATCCCCTGCCCGCCGCGCCACCCGCCTCCTTCAAGCCGCCGCCCGACGCCTTCCAGCCGCTGCTGCAACCGCAGCAGGCGCCGCCGCCGAGCACCTTCCAGCCGCCCGCCGCGGGCTATCCGTACGGCGGGGGCGCCCTGCAGCCGTCGCCTCAACAGCTCTACGGCGGTGGCTACCAGGCCAGCCAGGGCAGCGACGATGACTGGGACGACGAGTGGGACGACAGCTCCACGGTGGCCGACGAGCCGGGCGCGCTGGGCAGCAGCGCGTACCCGGACCTCGACGGCTCATCGTCCGCGGGCGGCGCGGCCAGCCGCTACCGTCTGTCCACGCGCTCCGACCTGTCGCTGGGGTCCCGCGGCGGCTCGGCGCCCCCGCAGCACCATCCATCGGGGGCCAAGAGCTCGGCCACTGTAAGCCGCAACCTCAACCGCTTCTCCACCTTCGTCAAGTCAGGCGGCGAGGCCTTCGTGCTGGGCGAAGCGTCTGGCTTCGTGAAGGATGGGGACAAGCTGTGTGTGGTGCTGGGGCCCTACGGTCCCGAATGGCAGGAGAACCCTTACCCCTTCCAGTGCACCATCGACGATCCCACCAAACAGACCAAGTTCAAGGGCATGAAGAGCTACATTTCCTACAAACTGGTCCCCACGCACACGCAGGTGCCGGTACACCGGCGCTACAAGCACTTCGACTGGCTGTACGCGCGCCTGGCCGAGAAGTTCCCCGTCATCTCGGTGCCGCACCTGCCCGAGAAGCAGGCCACCGGCCGCTTTGAGGAGGACTTCATCTCCAAGCGCAGGAAGGGCCTGATCTGGTGGATGAACCACATGGCCAGCCACCCCGTGCTGGCGCAGTGCGACGTTTTCCAACACTTTCTGACCTGTCCCAGCAGCACGGACGAGAAGGCCTGGAAACAGGGCAAGCGGAAGGCCGAGAAAGACGAGATGGTGGGCGCCAACTTCTTCCTGACTCTGAGCacgccccccgccgccgccctcgACCTGCAGGAGGTGGAGAGCAAGATTGACGGCTTCAAGTGCTTCACCAAGAAGATGGACGACAGCGCGCTGCAGCTCAACCACACGGCCAACGAGTTTGCGCGCAAGCAGGTGACAGGCTTCAAGAAGGAGTATCAGAAGGTGGGCCAGTCCTTCCGTGGCCTCAGCCAGGCCTTCGAGCTGGACCAGCAGGCCTTCTCCGCCGGCCTGAACCAGGCCATCGCCTTCACCGGAGATGCCTACGACGCCATCGGCGAGCTCTTTGCCGAGCAGCCCAGGCAGGACCTGGACCCGGTCATGGACCTGTTAGCGCTGTATCAGGGACACCTGGCCAACTTCCCCGACATCATTCACGTTCAGAAAG GATCTAAGCAGAGAggacaagtcagagaaagacacccCTTCCCTTCCAT gAGCTCTTACCAAAGTAAAGGAGAGTAG
- the SNX18 gene encoding sorting nexin-18 isoform X4, with protein MALRARALYDFRSENPGEISLREHEVLSLCSEQDIEGWLEGVNSRGDRGLFPASYVQVIRAPEPGPAGDGGPGAPARYANVPPGGFDPLPAAPPASFKPPPDAFQPLLQPQQAPPPSTFQPPAAGYPYGGGALQPSPQQLYGGGYQASQGSDDDWDDEWDDSSTVADEPGALGSSAYPDLDGSSSAGGAASRYRLSTRSDLSLGSRGGSAPPQHHPSGAKSSATVSRNLNRFSTFVKSGGEAFVLGEASGFVKDGDKLCVVLGPYGPEWQENPYPFQCTIDDPTKQTKFKGMKSYISYKLVPTHTQVPVHRRYKHFDWLYARLAEKFPVISVPHLPEKQATGRFEEDFISKRRKGLIWWMNHMASHPVLAQCDVFQHFLTCPSSTDEKAWKQGKRKAEKDEMVGANFFLTLSTPPAAALDLQEVESKIDGFKCFTKKMDDSALQLNHTANEFARKQVTGFKKEYQKVGQSFRGLSQAFELDQQAFSAGLNQAIAFTGDAYDAIGELFAEQPRQDLDPVMDLLALYQGHLANFPDIIHVQKDP; from the exons ATGGCGCTGCGCGCCCGGGCGCTGTACGACTTTAGGTCGGAGAACCCGGGTGAGATCTCGCTGCGGGAGCACGAGGTGCTGAGCCTGTGCAGCGAACAGGACATCGAGGGCTGGCTCGAGGGGGTCAACAGCCGCGGCGACCGTGGCCTCTTCCCGGCCTCGTACGTGCAGGTGATCCGCGCCCCGGAACCCGGCCCGGCGGGCGACGGCGGCCCGGGAGCCCCGGCTCGCTACGCCAACGTCCCGCCTGGCGGCTTCGATCCCCTGCCCGCCGCGCCACCCGCCTCCTTCAAGCCGCCGCCCGACGCCTTCCAGCCGCTGCTGCAACCGCAGCAGGCGCCGCCGCCGAGCACCTTCCAGCCGCCCGCCGCGGGCTATCCGTACGGCGGGGGCGCCCTGCAGCCGTCGCCTCAACAGCTCTACGGCGGTGGCTACCAGGCCAGCCAGGGCAGCGACGATGACTGGGACGACGAGTGGGACGACAGCTCCACGGTGGCCGACGAGCCGGGCGCGCTGGGCAGCAGCGCGTACCCGGACCTCGACGGCTCATCGTCCGCGGGCGGCGCGGCCAGCCGCTACCGTCTGTCCACGCGCTCCGACCTGTCGCTGGGGTCCCGCGGCGGCTCGGCGCCCCCGCAGCACCATCCATCGGGGGCCAAGAGCTCGGCCACTGTAAGCCGCAACCTCAACCGCTTCTCCACCTTCGTCAAGTCAGGCGGCGAGGCCTTCGTGCTGGGCGAAGCGTCTGGCTTCGTGAAGGATGGGGACAAGCTGTGTGTGGTGCTGGGGCCCTACGGTCCCGAATGGCAGGAGAACCCTTACCCCTTCCAGTGCACCATCGACGATCCCACCAAACAGACCAAGTTCAAGGGCATGAAGAGCTACATTTCCTACAAACTGGTCCCCACGCACACGCAGGTGCCGGTACACCGGCGCTACAAGCACTTCGACTGGCTGTACGCGCGCCTGGCCGAGAAGTTCCCCGTCATCTCGGTGCCGCACCTGCCCGAGAAGCAGGCCACCGGCCGCTTTGAGGAGGACTTCATCTCCAAGCGCAGGAAGGGCCTGATCTGGTGGATGAACCACATGGCCAGCCACCCCGTGCTGGCGCAGTGCGACGTTTTCCAACACTTTCTGACCTGTCCCAGCAGCACGGACGAGAAGGCCTGGAAACAGGGCAAGCGGAAGGCCGAGAAAGACGAGATGGTGGGCGCCAACTTCTTCCTGACTCTGAGCacgccccccgccgccgccctcgACCTGCAGGAGGTGGAGAGCAAGATTGACGGCTTCAAGTGCTTCACCAAGAAGATGGACGACAGCGCGCTGCAGCTCAACCACACGGCCAACGAGTTTGCGCGCAAGCAGGTGACAGGCTTCAAGAAGGAGTATCAGAAGGTGGGCCAGTCCTTCCGTGGCCTCAGCCAGGCCTTCGAGCTGGACCAGCAGGCCTTCTCCGCCGGCCTGAACCAGGCCATCGCCTTCACCGGAGATGCCTACGACGCCATCGGCGAGCTCTTTGCCGAGCAGCCCAGGCAGGACCTGGACCCGGTCATGGACCTGTTAGCGCTGTATCAGGGACACCTGGCCAACTTCCCCGACATCATTCACGTTCAGAAAG ATCCCTGA
- the SNX18 gene encoding sorting nexin-18 isoform X3: MALRARALYDFRSENPGEISLREHEVLSLCSEQDIEGWLEGVNSRGDRGLFPASYVQVIRAPEPGPAGDGGPGAPARYANVPPGGFDPLPAAPPASFKPPPDAFQPLLQPQQAPPPSTFQPPAAGYPYGGGALQPSPQQLYGGGYQASQGSDDDWDDEWDDSSTVADEPGALGSSAYPDLDGSSSAGGAASRYRLSTRSDLSLGSRGGSAPPQHHPSGAKSSATVSRNLNRFSTFVKSGGEAFVLGEASGFVKDGDKLCVVLGPYGPEWQENPYPFQCTIDDPTKQTKFKGMKSYISYKLVPTHTQVPVHRRYKHFDWLYARLAEKFPVISVPHLPEKQATGRFEEDFISKRRKGLIWWMNHMASHPVLAQCDVFQHFLTCPSSTDEKAWKQGKRKAEKDEMVGANFFLTLSTPPAAALDLQEVESKIDGFKCFTKKMDDSALQLNHTANEFARKQVTGFKKEYQKVGQSFRGLSQAFELDQQAFSAGLNQAIAFTGDAYDAIGELFAEQPRQDLDPVMDLLALYQGHLANFPDIIHVQKDQQTCIEVLLHQEL, encoded by the exons ATGGCGCTGCGCGCCCGGGCGCTGTACGACTTTAGGTCGGAGAACCCGGGTGAGATCTCGCTGCGGGAGCACGAGGTGCTGAGCCTGTGCAGCGAACAGGACATCGAGGGCTGGCTCGAGGGGGTCAACAGCCGCGGCGACCGTGGCCTCTTCCCGGCCTCGTACGTGCAGGTGATCCGCGCCCCGGAACCCGGCCCGGCGGGCGACGGCGGCCCGGGAGCCCCGGCTCGCTACGCCAACGTCCCGCCTGGCGGCTTCGATCCCCTGCCCGCCGCGCCACCCGCCTCCTTCAAGCCGCCGCCCGACGCCTTCCAGCCGCTGCTGCAACCGCAGCAGGCGCCGCCGCCGAGCACCTTCCAGCCGCCCGCCGCGGGCTATCCGTACGGCGGGGGCGCCCTGCAGCCGTCGCCTCAACAGCTCTACGGCGGTGGCTACCAGGCCAGCCAGGGCAGCGACGATGACTGGGACGACGAGTGGGACGACAGCTCCACGGTGGCCGACGAGCCGGGCGCGCTGGGCAGCAGCGCGTACCCGGACCTCGACGGCTCATCGTCCGCGGGCGGCGCGGCCAGCCGCTACCGTCTGTCCACGCGCTCCGACCTGTCGCTGGGGTCCCGCGGCGGCTCGGCGCCCCCGCAGCACCATCCATCGGGGGCCAAGAGCTCGGCCACTGTAAGCCGCAACCTCAACCGCTTCTCCACCTTCGTCAAGTCAGGCGGCGAGGCCTTCGTGCTGGGCGAAGCGTCTGGCTTCGTGAAGGATGGGGACAAGCTGTGTGTGGTGCTGGGGCCCTACGGTCCCGAATGGCAGGAGAACCCTTACCCCTTCCAGTGCACCATCGACGATCCCACCAAACAGACCAAGTTCAAGGGCATGAAGAGCTACATTTCCTACAAACTGGTCCCCACGCACACGCAGGTGCCGGTACACCGGCGCTACAAGCACTTCGACTGGCTGTACGCGCGCCTGGCCGAGAAGTTCCCCGTCATCTCGGTGCCGCACCTGCCCGAGAAGCAGGCCACCGGCCGCTTTGAGGAGGACTTCATCTCCAAGCGCAGGAAGGGCCTGATCTGGTGGATGAACCACATGGCCAGCCACCCCGTGCTGGCGCAGTGCGACGTTTTCCAACACTTTCTGACCTGTCCCAGCAGCACGGACGAGAAGGCCTGGAAACAGGGCAAGCGGAAGGCCGAGAAAGACGAGATGGTGGGCGCCAACTTCTTCCTGACTCTGAGCacgccccccgccgccgccctcgACCTGCAGGAGGTGGAGAGCAAGATTGACGGCTTCAAGTGCTTCACCAAGAAGATGGACGACAGCGCGCTGCAGCTCAACCACACGGCCAACGAGTTTGCGCGCAAGCAGGTGACAGGCTTCAAGAAGGAGTATCAGAAGGTGGGCCAGTCCTTCCGTGGCCTCAGCCAGGCCTTCGAGCTGGACCAGCAGGCCTTCTCCGCCGGCCTGAACCAGGCCATCGCCTTCACCGGAGATGCCTACGACGCCATCGGCGAGCTCTTTGCCGAGCAGCCCAGGCAGGACCTGGACCCGGTCATGGACCTGTTAGCGCTGTATCAGGGACACCTGGCCAACTTCCCCGACATCATTCACGTTCAGAAAG ATCAACAAACATGCATTGAGGTCTTACTCCACCAGGAGCTATGA